In Scleropages formosus chromosome 18, fSclFor1.1, whole genome shotgun sequence, one DNA window encodes the following:
- the LOC114912582 gene encoding free fatty acid receptor 3-like codes for MTNRAVILSVYIVTFLIGLPTNILSLCAFSIKVHSKPMSTDILLLNLTVSDLLFLIVLPLKMHEAASEMKWLFPYFLCPITSFFFFSTIYTSSLLLMAVSVDRYLGVAFPVRYRLMQKPLYGGIASVIIWVVSSGHCSIVFITEHLLSRNTTLNTEICYDNFSGEQLNILLPVRLESFFVIFLAPLLICTFCYLSCIRILYSQPRICQKKKKAIGMALGTLLVFVICFLPYNISHVIGFLEGKSPDWRSYTLLLSTFNTCLDPIIFYFSSSTFQNMVKYLPFKVLGLRKSILRSERQSKATPETGNGYDP; via the coding sequence ATGACAAATCGTGCGGTCATACTATCTGTATACATTGTCACCTTCCTGATTGGCCTGCCAACCAACATCTTGTCACTGTGCGCATTCTCCATCAAAGTACACAGCAAGCCCATGTCCACCGATATCCTACTGCTCAACCTCACTGTGTCAGACCTCCTCTTTCTCATTGTCTTACCGCTAAAGATGCATGAGGCAGCTTCAGAAATGAAGTGGCTGTTCCCCTACTTCCTGTGCCCCAtcacctccttcttcttcttttcgaCCATCTACACCAGCTCTCTTTTGCTCATGGCTGTCAGCGTGGACCGCTACCTGGGTGTGGCTTTCCCTGTCCGCTATAGGCTGATGCAGAAACCACTGTATGGTGGGATAGCCAGTGTGATCATTTGGGTTGTCAGCTCAGGTCACTGTAGTATTGTTTTCATCACAGAGCACCTTCTCTCACGGAACACCACCTTGAACACTGAAATCTGTTACGATAACTTCTCTGGAGAGCAGCTGAACATCTTGCTCCCTGTCCGGCTTGAatccttttttgtcattttcctggCCCCTCTCTTAATCTGCACCTTCTGTTATTTGAGCTGTATTCGAATCCTCTACTCTCAGCCAAGGATCtgccagaagaagaagaaggccaTAGGCATGGCCCTGGGCACCCTGCTGGTGTTTGTCATCTGCTTTCTACCATACAATATCTCCCATGTCATTGGCTTCCTGGAGGGGAAGAGCCCAGACTGGAGGTCCTACACTCTACTGCTCAGCACCTTCAACACCTGCCTGGACCCAATCATCTTCTACTTTTCTTCTTCCACCTTCCAGAACATGGTCAAATATCTCCCTTTCAAGGTCCTTGGACTGCGTAAAAGCATACTGAGGTCTGAAAGACAATCAAAGGCAACACCAGAAACTGGAAATGGATATGATCCCTGA